In one window of Chloroflexota bacterium DNA:
- the tuf gene encoding elongation factor Tu (EF-Tu; promotes GTP-dependent binding of aminoacyl-tRNA to the A-site of ribosomes during protein biosynthesis; when the tRNA anticodon matches the mRNA codon, GTP hydrolysis results; the inactive EF-Tu-GDP leaves the ribosome and release of GDP is promoted by elongation factor Ts; many prokaryotes have two copies of the gene encoding EF-Tu), which translates to MAKQKYERTKPHLNVGTMGHIDHGKTTLTAAITKYCALRGWGQYTPFD; encoded by the coding sequence ATGGCGAAGCAGAAATACGAACGCACGAAGCCGCACCTGAATGTAGGTACGATGGGGCACATCGACCACGGGAAGACGACGCTGACCGCGGCGATTACGAAGTATTGCGCACTGCGCGGTTGGGGTCAGTACACCCCGTTTGACG